The following are from one region of the Oncorhynchus keta strain PuntledgeMale-10-30-2019 unplaced genomic scaffold, Oket_V2 Un_contig_3446_pilon_pilon, whole genome shotgun sequence genome:
- the LOC127923991 gene encoding FH1/FH2 domain-containing protein 3-like, translated as MLFVDGMNGVIDHNDTVQWLYTLSGSLSRLVVKTALKLLIVFVEYTELNSPLLIQAVNTVDGKRGVKPWSYLTEILEEKNGSDTELFILTMNLINKTLAALPDQDSFYDVTDCLEQQGMEHIMHKHMSSKVTEPDLKQQFTIYERALRHEDGEMDAAPHVRKERRKVTAGEQEGRRIRRSSAQNLPDILSSSPTTSNTISPSSSTLSPSTSSPFSPSSSTLSPSTSSPFSPSSSSPSNSPTAGLSRTSSPLPSSSRSASPLTPTSSPSESGSQKSSPLPPPEVTNGTAAYLSPTEQEPKTTSNLGRSFLSHHMSALGISRRSRLFNKAGSISEEPAPSASRAASSPSPTDLAGPEKQQQPQTVPERHGNKTERNTFR; from the exons ATGCTGTTTGTAGATGGGATGAACGGTGTGATCGACCACAATGACACTGTTCAGTGGCTCTACACTCTCAGTGGCAGTCTG tctcgTCTGGTGGTGAAGACCGCTCTGAAGCTCCTGATAGTGTTTGTAGAGTACACAGAGTTGAACAGTCCTCTACTTATCCAGGCTGTCAACACTGTGGATGGCaagagag GTGTGAAGCCGTGGTCATACCTGACAGAGATCCTGGAGGAGAAGAACGGATCAGACACCGAGCTGTTCATCTTAACCATGAACCTCATCAACAAG ACCCTTGCAGCCCTCCCGGACCAGGACTCGTTCTATGACGTGACCGATTGTCTGGAACAGCAGGGAATGGAACACATTATGCACAAACACATGAGCAGCAAGGTCACCGAGCCAGACCTGAAACAGCAGTTCACCATATACGAG AGGGCTCTGAGGCACGAGGACGGAGAGATGGATGCTGCTCCTCACgtcaggaaggagaggaggaaggtgacaGCCGGCGAACAGGAAGGCAGGAGGATCAGGAGATCCTCGGCTCAGAACCTCCCCgacatcctctcctcctcacctacCACATCCAacactatctctccctcctcctccactctctccccttccacctcctctcctttctctccctcctcctccactctctccccttccacctcctcccctttctctccctcctcctcctctccctctaacaGTCCTACAGCCGGGCTGAGTAggacctcctcccctctcccctcctcctctcgtagtgcctcacccctcaccccaacTTCCAGCCCATCAGAATCTGGTTCTCAGAAGTCCTCTCCTCTACCGCCCCCCGAGGTGACCAACGGTACTGCAGCCTACCTgtctcccactgaacaggagccCAAGACAACGTCTAACCT GGGGCGGTCATTCCTCAGTCACCACATGTCTGCCTTGGGGATCAGTAGGAGGTCACGGCTCTTTAACAAGGCTGGTTCCATCTCTGAGGAACCTGCTCCTTCTGCCTCTCGAGCCGCAAGCAG